A genome region from Meriones unguiculatus strain TT.TT164.6M chromosome 2, Bangor_MerUng_6.1, whole genome shotgun sequence includes the following:
- the Nudt6 gene encoding nucleoside diphosphate-linked moiety X motif 6 isoform X3: MWKFPGGLSEPGEDIGDTAVREVYEETSVRSEFRSLLSIRQQHGSPGAFGKSDLYLVCRLQPLSFAINLCQQECLKCEWVDLEDLARTKNTTPVTSRVARLLLYGHREGFDRIDLSMEELPAVYTGLFYKLYHRELPERYKAVTAAD; this comes from the exons ATGTGGAAGTTTCCAGGAGGCCTGTCAGAACCTGGAGAAGATATTG GAGACACAGCAGTCCGAGAGGTTTATGAAGAGACCAGTGTGAGGTCAGAATTCAGGTCCCTGCTGAGCATCCGGCAGCAGCACGGGAGCCCTGGAGCCTTCGGGAAGTCAGACCTGTACCTGGTATGCCGCCTGCAGCCGCTCTCCTTCGCCATCAACCTCTGCCAGCAGGAGTGCTTGAAGTGCGAATGGGTCGATCTAGAAGACCTGGCCAGGACTAAAAACACGACCCCCGTCACTAGCAGGGTGGCTAGGCTCCTGCTGTACGGACACAGGGAAGGGTTTGACAGAATTGACCTCAGCATGGAGGAACTCCCTGCGGTGTACACAGGCCTGTTCTACAAGCTCTATCACAGGGAATTGCCAGAGCGCTACAAAGCCGTAACCGCAGCAGACTGA